Proteins from one Comamonas flocculans genomic window:
- a CDS encoding ATP-binding cassette domain-containing protein, with protein MAVITMMEGQLAFGHWPLLDKAGFSLEAGERVGLIGRNGAGKSSLLKVLAGLATLDDGALVLEQGTRVAYVAQEPRFEPQASVFDTVALGLQEAIALRERYQQTSDAVELANLQTRIEALDAWTWEQRVQEALQRLNLPGEQPMGELSGGMQKRVALAQALVARPQVLLLDEPTNHLDLDAIAWLEELLLGFAGSVVTITHDRSFLDAIATRIVELDRGKLLSYPGNFAAYQRQKAEQLAREELIHAKADKLLAQEEVWIRKGVEARRTRSQSRIARLQALRQEHAQRRQTLGRVRMDVDSASGGYQGKVVAQLENVSKAFGDKRVVQDFSAIILRGDKVGLLGPNGAGKTTLLKLMLGELQPDSGTVRLGSTLQVAYFDQLRAQLDLDATVEDFISPGSEWIEIGRERKHVRSYLADFLFSPARAHSPVRSLSGGERNRLLLARLFARPANVLVLDEPTNDLDIDTLELLEELLQNYEGTVFLVSHDRRFVDNVVTSIIASEGQGRWREYEGNVQDWLAQSRRSAQWAAAKAPAAAAPKVDAPRTQTAKAPPQKKKLSYKEQRELEQLPDQIDALEAEQRALRDELADGTLYSRDNARAVSLHQRDAQIEELLMQALQRWEELSS; from the coding sequence ATGGCAGTGATCACGATGATGGAGGGGCAGCTTGCCTTCGGGCACTGGCCGCTCCTGGACAAGGCGGGTTTTTCGCTTGAGGCGGGCGAGCGCGTGGGTTTGATCGGGCGAAATGGGGCGGGCAAGTCCTCGTTGCTCAAGGTGCTGGCGGGTCTGGCGACGCTCGACGATGGCGCGCTGGTGCTGGAGCAAGGCACGCGGGTGGCCTACGTGGCACAGGAACCCCGCTTCGAGCCGCAGGCTTCGGTCTTTGACACCGTGGCCCTGGGCCTGCAGGAGGCGATCGCATTGCGCGAGCGTTACCAGCAGACCAGCGACGCGGTCGAGCTTGCAAACCTGCAAACACGCATCGAAGCGCTCGATGCCTGGACCTGGGAGCAGCGCGTGCAGGAAGCGCTGCAGCGCTTGAATCTGCCTGGTGAACAGCCCATGGGCGAGCTTTCCGGCGGCATGCAAAAACGCGTGGCGTTGGCGCAGGCTCTGGTGGCCAGGCCACAGGTGCTGTTGCTGGACGAGCCGACCAACCACCTCGACCTGGATGCCATCGCCTGGCTCGAAGAGCTGCTGCTGGGCTTTGCAGGGAGCGTGGTGACGATCACGCACGACCGCAGCTTTCTGGACGCGATCGCCACACGCATCGTCGAGCTGGACCGCGGCAAGCTGCTTTCCTACCCCGGCAACTTTGCCGCCTACCAACGTCAGAAGGCCGAGCAGCTGGCACGCGAGGAACTCATTCACGCCAAGGCCGACAAGCTGCTGGCCCAGGAGGAAGTCTGGATACGCAAGGGCGTGGAGGCCCGGCGCACCCGCAGCCAGAGCCGCATCGCCCGCCTGCAGGCGCTGCGCCAGGAACATGCGCAGCGCCGCCAGACGCTGGGGCGCGTGAGGATGGATGTTGATTCGGCCAGTGGCGGTTACCAGGGGAAGGTGGTGGCGCAACTCGAGAATGTGTCCAAGGCCTTCGGCGACAAGCGGGTGGTGCAGGATTTCAGCGCCATCATCCTGCGCGGCGACAAGGTCGGACTGCTCGGGCCCAACGGTGCAGGCAAGACCACGCTGCTCAAGCTGATGCTGGGCGAGCTACAGCCCGACAGCGGCACGGTGCGCCTGGGCAGCACCTTGCAGGTGGCCTACTTCGACCAGTTGCGCGCGCAGCTGGACCTGGATGCGACGGTGGAGGATTTCATCAGCCCGGGCAGCGAATGGATAGAGATCGGACGCGAGCGCAAGCACGTGCGCAGCTATCTGGCGGACTTTCTGTTCTCGCCAGCGCGCGCGCACTCTCCGGTGCGTTCACTGTCGGGCGGCGAGCGCAACCGGCTGCTGCTCGCGCGCCTGTTCGCGCGCCCGGCCAATGTGCTGGTGCTCGACGAGCCGACCAACGACCTGGACATAGACACCCTGGAGCTGCTGGAAGAGCTGCTGCAGAACTACGAGGGCACGGTCTTCCTGGTCAGCCACGACCGGCGCTTCGTGGACAACGTGGTGACCAGCATCATCGCCAGCGAAGGCCAGGGGCGCTGGCGCGAATACGAAGGCAACGTGCAGGATTGGCTTGCGCAGTCCCGGCGCAGTGCGCAATGGGCCGCGGCCAAGGCCCCGGCGGCGGCCGCACCCAAGGTCGACGCGCCACGCACGCAAACCGCCAAGGCGCCGCCGCAGAAGAAGAAGCTCAGCTACAAGGAGCAGCGCGAACTCGAACAACTGCCCGACCAGATCGATGCGCTGGAAGCCGAGCAGCGGGCGCTGCGCGACGAACTGGCCGACGGCACGCTCTACAGCCGCGACAACGCACGCGCGGTGTCGCTGCACCAGCGCGACGCGCAGATCGAAGAGCTCTTGATGCAGGCGCTGCAGCGCTGGGAAGAACTGTCGAGCTAG
- the purU gene encoding formyltetrahydrofolate deformylase, producing MNHTYVLTLSCPDRLGLVHAVSGFLLEHDGNIEEAAQYNDPATGLFFMRVQFACERHDHATLAARLATFAEPHAMRWSLHDLARPMKTVILVSQQGHCLNDLLFRVRSSLLPIEVAAIISNHRDFYQLAASYDIPFHHLPVTAATKAQVEQRQLEIIESAGAELVVLARYMQILSNDLCGKLAGRAINIHHSFLPSFKGAKPYHQAHQRGVKLIGATAHYVTADLDEGPIIEQDVARVDHTHTVEDLTARGRDTESQVLARAVKWHSEHRVLLNGHKTVVFR from the coding sequence ATGAACCACACCTATGTGCTGACCTTGTCCTGCCCGGACCGCCTCGGGCTGGTGCATGCCGTCTCGGGTTTCCTGCTCGAGCACGACGGCAACATCGAAGAAGCGGCGCAATACAACGACCCGGCCACGGGCCTCTTTTTCATGCGCGTGCAATTCGCCTGCGAGCGCCACGATCACGCGACGCTCGCCGCGCGCCTGGCCACCTTTGCCGAGCCCCATGCGATGCGCTGGAGCCTGCACGATCTGGCGCGGCCCATGAAGACCGTCATCCTCGTGAGCCAGCAAGGCCATTGCCTCAACGACCTGCTGTTTCGCGTCAGGAGCAGCCTGCTGCCCATTGAGGTCGCCGCGATCATCAGCAATCACCGCGATTTCTACCAGCTCGCCGCCAGCTACGACATCCCGTTCCACCATCTGCCGGTCACCGCGGCGACCAAGGCGCAGGTCGAGCAGCGCCAGCTCGAGATCATCGAATCCGCCGGGGCCGAGCTGGTGGTGCTGGCGCGCTACATGCAGATTCTCTCGAACGACTTGTGCGGCAAGCTGGCCGGGCGCGCGATCAACATCCACCACAGCTTCCTGCCCAGCTTCAAGGGGGCCAAGCCCTACCACCAGGCCCACCAGCGCGGGGTCAAGCTCATCGGCGCCACGGCGCATTACGTGACCGCCGACCTGGACGAAGGGCCGATCATCGAGCAGGACGTCGCGCGCGTGGACCACACCCACACCGTGGAAGACCTGACCGCGCGCGGGCGGGACACCGAAAGCCAGGTGCTGGCGCGCGCCGTCAAGTGGCACAGCGAGCACCGCGTGCTGCTCAATGGCCACAAGACGGTGGTGTTTCGCTAG
- a CDS encoding ABC transporter substrate-binding protein: MTVARSDHGTHITGAALDRRQWLARAVAAGAASIAGGLPPAWAASGSRGVTLSTTQEPSSLDPTTDALAAVGGVTHYNILEGLTKIEENGSVSPLLAERWSTSADGLRHTFELRQGVRFHDGAAFTSDAVRFSFERSAAPGSTNKARKALFSNIARIETEGPGRIHLTLRHADAQFLFHLGECTAVILHPQSAGQVATQPVGTGPYRMAEWRKGHSLRLTRVPSYWGERPRMEEAVFRFITSADAQAAALDSGEVDLLFQFATPIVQRFRGNPDFQVLVGGSSGKTMLALNHARKPLNDLRVRRAITHAINREAIIRRAFEGRGDPIGSHFAPTDAGYLHLENLYPHSPERARALLAEAGVRVPLHLRCALPPTPYAITGAPLLVQYLAEVGITLEPVPMSWKEWLAGPFKGDFDTTFINHVEPLDYLIYTDPDYYFHYDSAAFRELVAQHATAANPRLRQQMFQRIQRHLAQDAANVWVYTPQVGTVVRKGLRGAWVNYPIVAHDVAALWWG, encoded by the coding sequence ATGACGGTTGCTCGCTCGGATCATGGAACGCATATCACGGGGGCTGCGCTTGATCGGCGTCAGTGGCTGGCCCGGGCGGTGGCGGCGGGCGCGGCCTCCATCGCTGGCGGGCTGCCCCCGGCGTGGGCCGCCAGCGGCTCGCGCGGCGTCACGCTCAGCACCACGCAGGAGCCCTCCAGCCTCGATCCCACCACCGACGCGCTGGCCGCGGTGGGCGGCGTCACGCACTACAACATCCTGGAGGGGTTGACCAAGATCGAGGAAAACGGCAGCGTCTCGCCGCTGCTGGCCGAACGCTGGAGCACCAGCGCCGATGGCCTGCGCCATACCTTCGAGCTGCGCCAGGGCGTGCGCTTTCACGATGGTGCCGCCTTCACGTCGGATGCCGTGCGTTTCAGCTTCGAGCGCTCGGCCGCGCCCGGCTCGACCAACAAGGCGCGCAAGGCGCTGTTTTCCAACATCGCCCGCATCGAGACCGAGGGCCCGGGGCGCATCCATCTGACCTTGCGGCACGCCGACGCGCAGTTCCTGTTTCACCTGGGCGAATGCACGGCCGTCATCCTGCACCCCCAAAGCGCGGGCCAGGTCGCGACGCAGCCCGTGGGGACCGGCCCCTACCGGATGGCCGAATGGCGCAAGGGCCACAGCCTGCGCCTGACGCGCGTACCGAGCTACTGGGGTGAACGGCCCAGGATGGAAGAGGCGGTTTTTCGCTTCATCACCAGCGCCGACGCGCAGGCCGCCGCGCTCGATTCGGGCGAGGTCGATCTGCTGTTCCAGTTCGCCACGCCCATCGTGCAGCGTTTTCGCGGCAACCCCGATTTCCAGGTGCTGGTCGGCGGCTCCAGCGGCAAGACCATGCTGGCGCTGAACCATGCCCGCAAGCCGCTCAATGACTTGCGGGTGCGCCGCGCGATCACGCACGCGATCAACCGCGAGGCGATCATTCGCCGCGCCTTCGAAGGCCGGGGTGACCCCATCGGCAGCCACTTCGCCCCGACCGACGCGGGCTACCTGCATCTGGAAAACCTCTACCCCCACAGCCCGGAGCGCGCGCGCGCGCTGCTGGCCGAGGCCGGAGTGCGCGTGCCGCTGCACCTGCGCTGCGCCTTGCCGCCCACGCCCTACGCGATCACCGGCGCGCCGCTGCTGGTGCAATACCTGGCCGAGGTTGGCATCACGCTCGAACCCGTCCCCATGTCCTGGAAGGAGTGGCTGGCCGGGCCGTTCAAGGGCGACTTCGATACCACCTTCATCAACCATGTCGAGCCGCTCGATTACCTGATCTACACCGATCCCGACTACTACTTTCATTACGACAGCGCCGCCTTCCGCGAACTGGTGGCGCAGCATGCGACGGCCGCTAACCCGCGTCTGCGCCAGCAGATGTTCCAGCGCATCCAGCGCCACCTCGCGCAGGACGCGGCCAACGTGTGGGTCTACACCCCTCAGGTGGGCACCGTGGTGCGCAAGGGCCTGCGCGGCGCGTGGGTGAATTACCCCATCGTCGCGCACGATGTCGCGGCGTTGTGGTGGGGGTGA
- a CDS encoding sensor domain-containing diguanylate cyclase, giving the protein MFGWALLLVTAFAVMAWALWNTYAAREVRFRHQVEAGLNAVNQLQISAIGAWRAHELAEAQMLSDDETLATAASLWLKQRDPTHEALLRTRLRSLVERLQYSGAFLVDPQGRRLLGAQGPTDGQLPAVEAEALAQVFAQAGPVIVGLRRSSSFDFAYFSMLVPLFDMDGQSLAAVWLVMDASTTLYPLLQGWPTTSHSAESLLVQQDEQGLLYASPLRQWDDAPLTRYMATGHAAGALSDQLMRGVRGVFYAHDYRHHGVVATAGAVPDSPWLVVSKMDTAEAFAEVQQRNWQVLGLGASLVLLLSGSLALLWLRGAWQRERTLKRDLQEHMLWLDAAQKAAAIGYYAYDLSAKTYRASPMACEIFGIEPGLTPTRDQWLARVDPRDRDRVWEKNRQAILTRQPLHMQHRILRQGDGQTRWIEVLGDYTEDQETQRQRIVGTVQDITERKQTEEALERYRSALEAQVRIDPLTQVANRLALDEALGQEWERAERGRTSLAILMIDIDLFKAYNDHYGHLAGDECLRRVALTLASATGRAGDMVARYGGEEFAVLLPGATDEQAQAVGERLREAIRELRMAHREGMVDGIITISVGAASVQPLALAAGDDAHTLLQRAAELVRRADTALYVAKQAGRDQVCVWQPTMMHASPPNSRH; this is encoded by the coding sequence ATGTTCGGGTGGGCGCTGCTGCTGGTCACGGCGTTCGCGGTGATGGCCTGGGCGCTGTGGAACACCTACGCGGCGCGCGAGGTGCGTTTCCGCCACCAGGTGGAGGCGGGGTTGAACGCGGTCAACCAGTTGCAGATCAGCGCGATTGGCGCGTGGCGCGCCCATGAGTTGGCGGAAGCGCAAATGCTCAGCGACGACGAAACTCTGGCCACCGCAGCTTCGCTGTGGCTCAAACAGCGTGACCCGACGCATGAAGCGCTGCTGCGCACGCGGCTGCGGTCATTGGTGGAGCGCTTGCAGTACAGCGGCGCCTTTCTCGTCGACCCCCAGGGGCGACGGCTCCTGGGCGCACAGGGCCCCACCGATGGACAACTGCCCGCCGTGGAGGCCGAGGCGCTGGCGCAGGTCTTCGCGCAGGCAGGGCCGGTCATCGTCGGCCTGCGCCGGAGCAGCAGCTTCGATTTCGCCTACTTCAGCATGCTCGTTCCCCTCTTCGACATGGACGGGCAAAGCCTGGCCGCCGTCTGGCTGGTGATGGACGCGAGCACCACTTTGTACCCGCTGTTGCAGGGCTGGCCCACCACCAGCCACAGCGCCGAATCGCTGCTGGTGCAGCAGGATGAACAGGGATTGCTGTACGCCAGCCCCCTGCGCCAATGGGACGACGCGCCACTCACGCGCTACATGGCCACGGGGCACGCGGCCGGCGCCCTCTCCGACCAGTTGATGCGCGGCGTGCGCGGCGTGTTCTACGCGCATGACTACCGCCACCATGGCGTGGTGGCCACGGCGGGCGCGGTGCCCGACAGCCCCTGGCTGGTGGTCTCCAAGATGGACACGGCCGAGGCCTTCGCCGAGGTGCAGCAGCGCAACTGGCAGGTGCTGGGGCTCGGCGCCAGCCTGGTGCTGCTGCTCTCGGGCAGCCTGGCGCTGCTGTGGCTGCGCGGCGCGTGGCAGCGCGAACGCACGCTCAAGCGCGATTTGCAAGAGCACATGCTGTGGCTCGATGCCGCGCAAAAGGCCGCGGCCATCGGTTACTACGCCTACGACCTGAGCGCGAAGACTTATCGCGCCTCTCCCATGGCTTGTGAAATTTTCGGCATCGAACCCGGCCTGACACCCACGCGCGATCAATGGCTGGCACGGGTTGACCCACGCGACCGCGACCGCGTCTGGGAGAAAAACCGCCAAGCCATCCTGACGCGCCAGCCCCTGCACATGCAGCACCGCATCCTGCGCCAGGGCGACGGGCAGACGCGCTGGATCGAGGTGCTGGGCGACTACACCGAGGATCAGGAGACGCAGCGGCAACGCATCGTCGGCACCGTCCAGGACATCACCGAACGCAAGCAGACCGAGGAAGCGCTGGAGCGCTACCGCTCGGCACTGGAGGCGCAGGTGCGCATCGACCCGCTGACGCAGGTGGCCAACCGGCTGGCGCTGGACGAGGCGCTGGGCCAGGAGTGGGAGCGCGCCGAGCGCGGGCGCACCTCGCTGGCGATCCTGATGATCGACATCGACCTGTTCAAGGCCTACAACGATCACTACGGCCACCTGGCGGGCGACGAATGCCTGCGCCGCGTGGCGCTCACGCTGGCCTCGGCCACCGGGCGCGCGGGCGACATGGTGGCGCGCTATGGCGGCGAGGAATTTGCCGTGCTGCTGCCCGGCGCCACCGATGAGCAGGCCCAGGCGGTGGGCGAGCGCCTGCGCGAGGCCATCCGCGAACTGCGCATGGCGCACCGCGAGGGTATGGTCGACGGCATCATCACCATCAGCGTCGGCGCGGCCAGCGTGCAGCCGCTGGCCCTGGCGGCGGGCGATGACGCGCACACGCTGTTGCAGCGCGCCGCCGAACTCGTGCGCCGCGCCGACACCGCGCTGTACGTTGCCAAGCAGGCCGGGCGAGACCAGGTGTGCGTCTGGCAACCAACGATGATGCACGCCTCACCGCCAAATTCGAGACACTGA
- a CDS encoding HAD family hydrolase, with amino-acid sequence MTGTLTAVLFDCDGVLVDSEAITNGVLCQMLNESGWALSPQECLDIFIGKAVRSEAARIERETGRPLTDAWMTTFYERRNARLQAELEPIAGALEAVRRVHAHLDGRIACASGADRAKVLMQLAKTGLAPWFGPHVFSGHDLPRSKPAPDVYLAAAASLGVAPERCLVVEDTAIGVRAGVDAGATVVGYRPVRGAVNTAEQLRDAGVVDVLTDMAELPAWLARRGAIRA; translated from the coding sequence ATGACGGGAACCCTCACCGCGGTGCTGTTCGATTGCGATGGCGTGCTGGTCGACAGCGAAGCCATCACCAACGGCGTGTTGTGCCAGATGCTCAACGAATCCGGCTGGGCACTGTCGCCCCAGGAGTGCCTCGACATCTTCATCGGCAAGGCCGTGCGCAGCGAGGCCGCGCGCATCGAACGCGAAACCGGCCGGCCGCTGACCGATGCCTGGATGACCACGTTTTACGAGCGGCGCAACGCGCGTCTGCAAGCCGAGCTTGAGCCCATCGCCGGGGCGCTTGAGGCCGTGCGGAGGGTGCACGCGCACCTCGATGGGCGCATCGCCTGCGCCTCGGGCGCCGACCGCGCCAAGGTGTTGATGCAACTCGCCAAGACCGGGCTGGCACCCTGGTTCGGGCCGCACGTCTTCAGCGGCCACGACCTGCCGCGCAGCAAGCCCGCGCCGGACGTCTACCTGGCGGCCGCTGCCAGCCTGGGCGTCGCGCCAGAGCGCTGCCTGGTGGTGGAAGACACGGCCATCGGCGTGCGCGCGGGCGTGGACGCGGGCGCCACCGTGGTCGGCTACCGCCCGGTACGCGGCGCGGTCAACACGGCCGAGCAACTGCGTGACGCGGGCGTGGTGGATGTGCTCACCGACATGGCCGAGCTGCCCGCCTGGCTGGCGCGGCGCGGGGCCATCAGAGCTTGA
- a CDS encoding sulfite exporter TauE/SafE family protein, with the protein MDIALLLIAAFFAGTLNAVAGGGSFLTLPALIAVGVPSVTANATGTVALLPGYVASIFGSREDMEPAPGLSMRLVIVLSLVGGVLGAALLLVTSNAAFNRLIPWLLLAATAMFAFGPQLRRWADSHRAEGAQPSRAKAVAGLLLVSGYGGYFNGGMGILMLALFGLLGQTRLNAMNAIKNLVSTLLTAIAVAIYAAGGIVQWKEAFIMMVAATLGGYLGARGARKLPAPVLRWGIVVIGLVMTVLFFLKL; encoded by the coding sequence ATGGACATTGCCCTGCTGCTCATCGCCGCCTTCTTCGCCGGCACCCTGAACGCCGTTGCCGGGGGCGGCAGCTTTCTCACGCTGCCCGCGCTGATCGCCGTGGGCGTGCCCTCCGTCACTGCCAACGCCACGGGCACGGTGGCGCTGCTGCCGGGCTACGTGGCCAGCATCTTTGGCTCGCGCGAGGACATGGAGCCCGCGCCCGGGCTGTCGATGCGCCTGGTCATCGTGCTGTCGCTCGTCGGGGGCGTGCTGGGCGCGGCGCTGCTGCTGGTGACCTCCAACGCCGCCTTCAACCGGCTCATCCCCTGGCTGCTGCTGGCGGCCACGGCGATGTTTGCCTTCGGTCCGCAGCTGCGCCGCTGGGCCGATAGCCACCGCGCCGAAGGCGCCCAGCCTTCGCGTGCCAAGGCGGTGGCCGGCTTGCTGCTGGTATCCGGCTACGGCGGGTATTTCAACGGCGGCATGGGCATCCTGATGCTGGCGCTCTTCGGCCTGCTCGGGCAGACGCGCCTGAACGCGATGAACGCGATCAAGAACCTCGTCTCCACGCTGCTGACCGCGATCGCGGTGGCCATCTACGCGGCGGGCGGCATCGTGCAGTGGAAGGAGGCCTTCATCATGATGGTCGCGGCCACGCTGGGCGGCTACCTGGGCGCGCGCGGCGCGCGCAAGCTGCCCGCGCCGGTACTGCGCTGGGGCATCGTCGTCATCGGTCTGGTGATGACGGTGCTGTTCTTCCTCAAGCTCTGA
- the ybeY gene encoding rRNA maturation RNase YbeY: MSLAQLALSLQFARDAAQHRALLARHRVARWLRHALDADAEITVRIVGEPEGRQLNATYRRKDYATNVLTFDYQQQPVVVADLVLCAPVVEREAREQNKTLQEHYAHLLVHGALHAQGWDHETGEEDARAMEARETAILLRLGFADPYGGPGH, encoded by the coding sequence ATGTCCCTCGCGCAACTGGCCCTGTCCCTGCAGTTTGCCCGCGACGCCGCGCAGCACCGCGCGCTGCTGGCCCGCCACCGGGTGGCGCGCTGGTTGCGCCATGCGCTCGATGCCGACGCCGAGATCACGGTGCGCATCGTGGGCGAGCCCGAAGGCCGCCAGCTCAACGCCACCTACCGCCGCAAGGACTACGCCACCAACGTGCTCACCTTCGACTACCAGCAGCAGCCCGTGGTGGTGGCCGACCTGGTGCTCTGCGCTCCGGTGGTCGAGCGCGAGGCGCGCGAGCAGAACAAGACGCTGCAGGAGCACTACGCGCACCTGCTGGTGCATGGCGCGCTGCACGCCCAGGGCTGGGACCACGAAACCGGCGAGGAGGATGCGCGCGCCATGGAAGCGCGCGAAACCGCCATCCTGCTGCGCCTGGGCTTTGCCGACCCCTATGGGGGCCCTGGGCACTGA
- the panD gene encoding aspartate 1-decarboxylase yields MILTLLKSKIHRVRATHCDLHYEGSCAIDEDLLDAAGIVENEQVHIWNVDSGQRFVTYAIKGERGSGMVSVNGSAARRACVGDLLIIAAFAQVSEEERATHQPRLVFVDEKNRQVSLSHRVPTQMMDS; encoded by the coding sequence ATGATCCTTACCCTGCTCAAATCCAAGATTCACCGCGTGCGCGCCACGCATTGCGACCTGCACTACGAGGGCTCCTGCGCCATCGACGAAGATCTGCTGGACGCCGCCGGCATCGTCGAGAACGAGCAGGTGCACATCTGGAACGTGGACAGCGGCCAGCGCTTCGTCACCTACGCCATCAAGGGCGAGCGTGGCAGCGGCATGGTGTCGGTCAATGGCTCGGCCGCGCGCCGCGCCTGCGTGGGCGACCTGCTCATCATCGCGGCCTTTGCCCAGGTGAGCGAGGAAGAACGGGCCACGCACCAGCCGCGCCTGGTCTTCGTCGACGAGAAGAACCGCCAGGTTTCGCTCAGCCACCGCGTGCCCACGCAGATGATGGATTCCTGA
- a CDS encoding PhoH family protein — protein MILRHTFTPLSNLRLAHLCGPADEHLRQIELALQVKISHRQEYFRVEGPKAAATRAMEVLQALYEMAARPLRPEQVQLLLASEVALAQDEDGALRLSTRRSDLKARTPNQSGYLQSIAGHDITFGIGPAGTGKTYLAVACAVDALERQAVQRIVLTRPAVEAGERLGFLPGDLTQKVDPYLRPLYDALYELMGFDRVQKAFERAQLEIAPLAFMRGRTLNNAFVILDEAQNTTPEQMKMFLTRIGFGSRAVVTGDVSQIDLPRGATSGLVDAERILRRVAGIAITHFTSADVVRHPLVARIVDAYDAQRKARA, from the coding sequence GTGATCCTGCGCCATACCTTCACCCCCCTGAGCAATCTGCGTCTTGCACATCTGTGCGGCCCGGCCGACGAGCATCTGCGCCAGATCGAGCTGGCGCTGCAGGTGAAGATCTCGCACCGCCAAGAGTACTTCAGGGTGGAAGGCCCCAAGGCGGCGGCCACGCGGGCGATGGAGGTGCTGCAGGCCCTGTACGAGATGGCGGCGCGCCCGCTGCGCCCCGAGCAGGTGCAGCTGCTGCTGGCCAGCGAGGTGGCGCTGGCGCAGGACGAGGATGGGGCGCTGCGCCTGTCCACGCGGCGCAGCGACCTGAAGGCGCGCACGCCCAACCAGAGCGGGTACCTGCAAAGCATCGCGGGCCACGACATCACCTTCGGCATCGGGCCGGCCGGCACCGGCAAGACCTACCTGGCGGTGGCCTGCGCGGTGGACGCGCTGGAGCGCCAGGCGGTGCAGCGCATCGTCCTCACGCGCCCGGCGGTGGAGGCGGGCGAGCGCCTGGGCTTCCTGCCGGGCGACCTGACGCAGAAGGTCGATCCCTACCTGCGCCCGCTCTACGACGCGCTCTACGAACTGATGGGGTTTGACCGCGTGCAAAAGGCCTTCGAGCGCGCGCAGCTTGAAATCGCGCCGCTCGCTTTCATGCGCGGCAGGACGCTGAACAACGCCTTCGTGATCCTGGACGAGGCGCAGAACACCACGCCCGAGCAGATGAAGATGTTCCTCACGCGCATAGGCTTTGGTTCGCGCGCGGTGGTGACGGGCGACGTCAGCCAGATCGACCTGCCGCGCGGCGCCACCAGCGGCCTGGTGGATGCCGAGCGTATCCTCAGGCGCGTGGCCGGCATCGCCATCACCCACTTCACCAGCGCCGACGTGGTGCGCCACCCGCTGGTGGCGCGCATCGTCGATGCCTACGACGCGCAGCGCAAGGCGCGCGCCTGA
- the ruvA gene encoding Holliday junction branch migration protein RuvA has protein sequence MIGKLTGRLLEKNPPEVLIDCHGVGYEVLVPMSTFYNLPAAGEQIGLLTHLIVREDAQLLYGFGTAAERRTFRELIKVSGVGPRTALAILSGIDAADLAQAVTLQESARLVKVPGIGKKTAERLLLELRGKLGADIGARAQPGSAAQNDILQALLALGYNDKEAASSLKALPPDVGVSEGIKLALKALAK, from the coding sequence ATGATAGGCAAACTGACGGGCCGGCTGCTCGAGAAGAACCCGCCCGAGGTCTTGATCGACTGCCACGGCGTGGGCTATGAGGTGCTGGTGCCCATGAGCACCTTCTACAACCTGCCGGCGGCGGGCGAGCAGATCGGCCTGCTCACCCACCTCATCGTGCGCGAGGACGCGCAACTGCTCTACGGCTTCGGCACGGCGGCGGAGCGGCGCACCTTTCGCGAACTGATCAAGGTCAGCGGCGTGGGCCCGCGCACGGCGCTGGCCATCCTCTCGGGCATAGACGCCGCCGACCTGGCCCAGGCCGTCACGCTGCAGGAGAGCGCGCGCCTGGTCAAGGTGCCGGGCATAGGCAAGAAGACGGCCGAGCGCCTGCTGCTCGAGCTCAGGGGCAAGCTCGGCGCCGACATCGGCGCGCGTGCCCAGCCGGGCAGCGCGGCCCAGAACGACATCCTGCAAGCCCTGCTGGCGCTGGGCTACAACGACAAGGAAGCGGCCAGCAGCCTCAAGGCGCTGCCGCCCGACGTGGGCGTGAGCGAAGGCATCAAGCTCGCGCTCAAGGCGCTTGCCAAATGA